Proteins from a single region of Azospira inquinata:
- the murD gene encoding UDP-N-acetylmuramoyl-L-alanine--D-glutamate ligase produces MKLQGKLAVVVGLGESGLAMAKWLSREGARVRVADSRLAPPNREALQQAVPAATLVCGPFSHTTFGDGDLVAVSPGVPVQQVQPHLRADQPLVSEIELFLWALREKTPGAKLVAITGSNGKTTTTTLVGALGNGAGVKTQVAGNISPSALDAWMEALETGQMPELWALELSSFQLETTHSLNADGAALLNVSEDHLDRYAGSMDLYTQAKARVFQGARVMVLNRDDDRSLGQAACGQAFVSFGLDRPAREQDYGLVDGAICRGSQALIALRDLKLTGLHNAANVMAALALLEAVGIAPERVLATLKAFQGLPHRVEWVARVNGADYYDDSKGTNVGATLAAIEGLGRPLAIVLGGDGKGQDFSPLKAALAQHGRAVALIGRDGPAIGQALAGLELPLASFATMAEAVTWLAAQAQAGDGVLLSPACASLDMYRNYAERSADFIAAVGALPGDRS; encoded by the coding sequence ATGAAACTCCAAGGCAAACTGGCGGTGGTGGTGGGACTCGGGGAGTCCGGCCTGGCCATGGCCAAATGGCTGAGCCGGGAAGGCGCCCGGGTTCGGGTGGCCGACAGCCGCCTTGCGCCTCCCAATCGGGAGGCTTTGCAGCAAGCCGTTCCGGCCGCCACTCTGGTGTGCGGCCCCTTCAGCCATACCACCTTTGGGGACGGGGATCTGGTTGCCGTTTCCCCCGGGGTGCCGGTGCAGCAGGTACAGCCCCACCTCCGGGCCGATCAGCCCCTGGTCTCCGAAATCGAACTGTTCCTCTGGGCCCTGCGGGAAAAGACTCCCGGGGCCAAGCTGGTCGCCATAACGGGCAGCAACGGCAAAACCACCACCACTACCCTGGTGGGTGCCCTGGGCAACGGGGCCGGGGTGAAAACCCAGGTGGCGGGCAATATTTCTCCCTCCGCCCTGGATGCCTGGATGGAAGCCCTGGAAACGGGCCAAATGCCCGAACTGTGGGCCTTGGAGCTTTCCAGCTTTCAGCTGGAAACCACCCACAGCTTGAACGCGGACGGGGCGGCCCTCCTCAATGTGTCGGAAGATCACCTGGACCGTTACGCCGGTTCCATGGACCTTTACACCCAGGCCAAGGCCCGGGTGTTCCAGGGCGCCCGGGTCATGGTCCTGAACCGGGATGATGACCGGAGCCTGGGTCAGGCCGCCTGCGGCCAAGCCTTTGTCTCCTTCGGCCTGGACCGGCCGGCTCGGGAGCAGGATTACGGCCTGGTGGATGGTGCCATCTGCCGGGGGAGCCAAGCCCTGATCGCCCTCCGAGACCTGAAGCTCACCGGCCTGCACAACGCGGCCAATGTGATGGCCGCCCTGGCCCTGCTGGAAGCCGTGGGGATCGCTCCCGAACGGGTGCTGGCGACGCTGAAGGCTTTCCAGGGGCTGCCCCATCGAGTGGAATGGGTGGCCCGGGTAAACGGCGCCGATTATTACGACGATTCCAAGGGCACCAATGTGGGGGCCACCCTGGCCGCCATTGAGGGCTTGGGCCGTCCCTTGGCCATTGTCCTGGGCGGCGACGGCAAGGGGCAGGACTTTTCCCCCCTCAAAGCCGCCCTGGCCCAGCATGGCCGCGCCGTGGCCCTGATTGGCCGGGATGGCCCAGCCATCGGTCAGGCCCTGGCGGGACTGGAACTGCCCCTGGCCTCCTTTGCCACTATGGCCGAGGCCGTGACCTGGCTGGCCGCCCAGGCCCAGGCCGGAGACGGGGTCTTGCTCTCCCCGGCCTGCGCCAGCCTGGACATGTACCGCAATTACGCTGAACGCTCCGCCGACTTCATCGCCGCCGTGGGCGCCTTGCCGGGAGACCGGTCGTGA
- the mraY gene encoding phospho-N-acetylmuramoyl-pentapeptide-transferase, whose protein sequence is MLLLLAQWLGQDVRLFNVFNYITLRTVLAALTALAISFVSGPGVIRWLAAKKIGQAVRTDGPQTHLAKSGTPTMGGVMILIAIAITTLLWGDLSNRYVWVVLVVTLGFGAVGWYDDWKKVVYHDPQGLAARWKYFWQSLLGLCAALYLGFSSIHPTQMELIVPFFKTVAYPLGVVGFVILTYFVIVGSSNAVNLTDGLDGLAIMPTVMVGGALAIFAYVAGHAVYSHYLFMPYVPGAGELAVFMGALCGAGLGFLWFNAYPAQVFMGDVGALALGAALGTVAVIVRQEIVLAIMGGVFVAETLSVALQVSYFKWSGGKRIFRMAPLHHHYELSGWKETQVVVRFWIITIILVLFGLSTLKLR, encoded by the coding sequence ATGCTGTTACTACTTGCCCAATGGCTTGGTCAGGACGTGCGCCTGTTCAACGTCTTTAATTACATCACCCTGCGTACCGTGCTGGCGGCCCTGACGGCTCTGGCCATTTCCTTCGTTTCCGGCCCCGGGGTGATTCGCTGGCTGGCCGCCAAGAAAATCGGTCAGGCGGTGCGGACCGACGGTCCCCAGACCCACCTGGCCAAGTCCGGCACCCCCACCATGGGTGGGGTGATGATCCTCATCGCCATTGCCATTACCACCCTGCTCTGGGGCGACCTCTCCAACCGCTATGTGTGGGTGGTGCTGGTGGTTACCCTGGGCTTTGGCGCCGTGGGCTGGTACGACGACTGGAAAAAGGTGGTCTATCACGATCCCCAGGGTCTGGCGGCCCGCTGGAAATACTTCTGGCAATCCCTGCTGGGGCTCTGCGCCGCCCTCTATCTGGGCTTTTCCTCCATCCATCCCACCCAGATGGAACTGATCGTCCCCTTCTTCAAGACCGTGGCCTATCCCCTGGGCGTGGTGGGCTTCGTCATCCTCACCTATTTCGTCATCGTGGGCTCTTCCAATGCGGTGAATCTTACCGACGGCCTGGACGGGCTGGCCATTATGCCCACCGTCATGGTGGGGGGCGCCCTGGCGATTTTCGCCTACGTGGCCGGTCACGCCGTCTATTCCCATTACCTCTTCATGCCCTATGTGCCGGGCGCCGGGGAACTAGCCGTATTCATGGGTGCCCTGTGCGGCGCCGGGCTGGGTTTCCTCTGGTTTAACGCCTACCCGGCCCAGGTGTTCATGGGGGACGTGGGGGCCTTGGCCCTGGGGGCCGCCCTGGGCACGGTGGCGGTCATCGTCCGCCAGGAAATTGTCCTGGCCATCATGGGCGGGGTGTTCGTCGCGGAAACCCTGTCCGTGGCCCTACAGGTCAGCTATTTCAAATGGTCCGGGGGCAAGCGCATTTTTCGCATGGCCCCCCTCCATCACCACTATGAATTGAGCGGCTGGAAGGAAACCCAGGTGGTGGTGCGCTTCTGGATTATCACCATCATTCTGGTGCTGTTCGGCCTGAGCACCCTGAAGCTGCGCTAA
- a CDS encoding UDP-N-acetylmuramoyl-tripeptide--D-alanyl-D-alanine ligase, which yields MMDLQRLAGATQGRLIGENREFASVSTDSRTIGAGQLFIALRGERFDGHAFLAQVKAQGAVAALVAEDAVAGLEALDLPLVAVPDTRLALGDLARTWRASFALPLVAVTGSNGKTTTKEMLAAILQAEVGADRVLATRGNFNNDIGLPLTLLQLMEQHRYAVAEMGMNHPGEIAYLVGIAQPSVALVTNAQRAHLEGMGDLSGIAEEKGTIYSGLGTDGVALVNRDDAFADYWLGINQGRRVRTFGLKPGADVTGTVQAHGLEVQLHLRAPEGEADIRLQVPGLHNARNGVAAAAAALAAGASMDAVRRGLEGFAGVKGRLQRKPGLQGAVILDDTYNANPDSVRAGIDVLAATVGKQILVLGDMGEIGEMSAQFHDEIGGYAKSQGIDQLFTLGESSALAARNFGSGGRHFKKLEELLAALRPELTASTTVLVKGSRFMRMERVADALTQIGNGEKA from the coding sequence ATGATGGATTTGCAACGGCTGGCCGGGGCGACCCAGGGACGTCTGATCGGAGAAAACCGGGAATTTGCCTCGGTGAGTACCGACAGCCGGACCATCGGCGCCGGGCAACTGTTCATCGCCCTGCGCGGGGAACGGTTCGACGGTCATGCCTTTTTGGCTCAAGTCAAAGCCCAGGGGGCGGTGGCCGCCCTGGTGGCGGAAGACGCGGTCGCCGGGCTGGAAGCCCTGGATCTGCCCCTGGTGGCGGTGCCCGATACCCGTCTGGCTCTGGGCGACCTAGCCCGGACCTGGCGGGCCAGCTTTGCCCTGCCTCTGGTGGCGGTGACCGGCTCCAACGGCAAGACCACCACCAAGGAAATGCTGGCCGCCATTCTCCAGGCCGAAGTGGGAGCCGACCGGGTGCTGGCCACCCGGGGCAACTTTAACAACGACATCGGCCTGCCCCTGACCCTGCTCCAACTGATGGAGCAGCACCGTTACGCCGTGGCCGAAATGGGCATGAACCATCCGGGGGAAATTGCCTATTTGGTGGGCATCGCCCAGCCTTCCGTGGCTCTGGTGACCAATGCCCAGCGGGCCCACCTGGAAGGCATGGGGGATTTGTCCGGTATCGCGGAAGAAAAAGGCACCATTTATTCCGGTTTGGGCACCGACGGGGTGGCCCTGGTGAATCGGGATGACGCCTTCGCCGATTACTGGCTGGGCATTAACCAGGGGCGCCGGGTGCGTACCTTCGGCTTGAAACCCGGGGCCGATGTGACTGGCACGGTCCAGGCCCACGGCCTGGAAGTCCAGCTCCATCTCCGGGCCCCGGAAGGGGAGGCGGATATCCGCCTCCAGGTGCCCGGTCTCCATAACGCCCGCAATGGGGTGGCCGCTGCCGCCGCCGCCCTGGCTGCCGGTGCTTCCATGGACGCGGTGCGCCGGGGGCTGGAAGGTTTTGCCGGGGTGAAGGGGCGTCTGCAACGGAAACCCGGTCTCCAAGGGGCGGTGATTCTGGACGACACCTACAACGCCAATCCGGACTCGGTACGGGCCGGGATTGATGTGCTGGCCGCCACCGTGGGCAAGCAGATCCTGGTTCTGGGGGACATGGGGGAAATCGGCGAAATGAGCGCCCAGTTCCACGATGAAATCGGCGGATACGCTAAGTCCCAGGGCATCGACCAGCTCTTCACCCTGGGGGAATCCTCCGCCCTGGCGGCCCGCAACTTCGGTAGCGGTGGCCGCCATTTCAAGAAACTGGAAGAGCTGCTGGCCGCCCTGCGGCCTGAATTGACCGCCAGCACCACGGTGCTGGTGAAAGGATCGCGCTTCATGCGTATGGAACGGGTGGCGGATGCCCTGACCCAGATCGGAAACGGGGAGAAAGCCTGA
- a CDS encoding UDP-N-acetylmuramoyl-L-alanyl-D-glutamate--2,6-diaminopimelate ligase, giving the protein MTQTLMAQMLLDRLTAQGVQVTRLENDSRRVQPGDVFVAYPGHGADGRKFIPMALERGAVAVLWEARDFVWPTDWTVPQVGVEGLQSFAGHLAHLVYGRPSEQLKLVGLTGTNGKTSCSQWIAQALDGAGQPCAVIGTLGNGLLNRGLDASANTTPDALALHRLLADYLTQGARACAAEISSIGLDQGRCNGARFAVAVFTNLTRDHLDYHGTMEAYGAAKARLFSWPELNEAVINLDDPFGRHLIAQTTAGLRIGYTREGRQAPEADWLLEARDLTHTPEGMAFTLVAPGGAVAVRTALVGGYNVSNLLAVAGTLLALGLPLDQVGERLSALLPPPGRMQRLGGRDEPLVVVDYSHTPDALENALTALREVATARGGQLHCVFGCGGDRDHGKRPQMGAIAQRLADQVLLTNDNPRNEDPLTILADIRAGAPEAPVEPERARAVEQTVINAAAPDVVLVAGKGHEPYQEIKGVRLPYSDVTTAERALGLRREKEA; this is encoded by the coding sequence GTGACCCAGACCCTCATGGCCCAAATGCTCCTCGACCGGCTCACCGCCCAGGGCGTCCAGGTGACCCGGCTGGAAAATGACAGCCGCCGGGTGCAGCCCGGAGACGTGTTCGTGGCCTATCCGGGCCACGGGGCGGACGGCCGGAAATTCATCCCCATGGCCCTGGAGCGGGGCGCCGTGGCCGTGCTCTGGGAGGCCCGGGATTTCGTCTGGCCGACGGACTGGACCGTGCCCCAAGTAGGGGTGGAAGGCCTCCAGTCCTTTGCCGGGCACCTGGCCCATCTGGTCTATGGCCGCCCCTCGGAACAGCTCAAGCTGGTGGGTCTCACCGGCACCAACGGCAAAACCTCCTGCAGCCAGTGGATTGCCCAAGCCCTGGACGGAGCGGGCCAGCCCTGCGCCGTCATCGGCACCCTGGGCAACGGCCTGTTGAACCGGGGTCTGGACGCCAGCGCCAATACCACCCCGGACGCCCTGGCCCTGCACCGGCTCCTGGCAGACTACCTGACCCAGGGCGCCCGGGCCTGCGCCGCGGAAATTTCTTCCATCGGTCTGGATCAGGGCCGTTGCAACGGCGCTCGTTTTGCCGTGGCGGTGTTCACCAACCTAACTCGGGATCATCTGGATTATCACGGCACCATGGAAGCCTACGGGGCCGCCAAGGCCCGCCTGTTCTCCTGGCCCGAATTGAATGAAGCGGTGATCAATCTGGATGACCCCTTCGGTCGCCACCTGATCGCCCAAACCACCGCCGGACTGCGTATCGGCTACACCCGGGAAGGGCGCCAGGCCCCCGAAGCCGACTGGCTGCTGGAAGCCCGGGACCTGACCCATACCCCGGAAGGCATGGCCTTTACCCTGGTGGCCCCCGGGGGCGCCGTGGCCGTGCGGACGGCCCTGGTAGGCGGCTACAACGTTTCCAATCTCCTGGCGGTGGCGGGCACCCTGCTGGCCCTGGGCTTGCCCCTGGACCAGGTGGGGGAACGCCTCAGCGCCCTGCTGCCGCCCCCCGGGCGGATGCAGCGCCTGGGCGGGCGGGATGAGCCCCTGGTGGTGGTGGATTACTCCCACACCCCGGACGCCCTGGAAAACGCCCTCACCGCCCTGCGGGAAGTGGCCACGGCCCGGGGCGGCCAGCTCCATTGCGTGTTTGGCTGCGGCGGCGACCGGGATCACGGCAAACGGCCCCAGATGGGCGCCATCGCCCAGCGGCTGGCGGATCAGGTGCTGCTCACCAACGACAACCCCCGCAACGAAGATCCCCTGACCATCCTGGCAGACATCCGGGCGGGGGCCCCGGAAGCGCCGGTGGAACCGGAACGGGCCCGGGCCGTGGAACAGACCGTAATCAACGCCGCCGCCCCGGATGTGGTGCTGGTGGCGGGCAAGGGCCATGAGCCCTATCAGGAAATTAAAGGGGTGCGTCTCCCCTATTCGGACGTGACGACGGCGGAGCGCGCTCTAGGCTTACGTCGGGAAAAGGAAGCTTGA
- a CDS encoding peptidoglycan D,D-transpeptidase FtsI family protein, which translates to MRVNKPKAHRFAESPVLQLRMPAWRSRFVALMLLLGFAALVGRSFYLQIINNDFLQEKGDSRYRRELDVFASRGRITDRNGEILAVSTPMKSIWAIPGDVKLTPEQSQRLAALLEIDERELKRRLAEDRNFVYLKRQIPPEIGERIAQMKLAGIHQDKEYRRYYPSGEMTAHIVGFTGIDDKGLEGVELAFQNQLMGHDGSRTVIKDRRGQVVEDVGAAKPPQDGKDITLALDSKIQYLAFSQLQKTVQDNDAKGGGAVVVDARNGEILALANWPTYNPNNRQHLTGPQLRNRAVTDTFEPGSPMKPFTVSLALEKSRVQPGTIIHCAPGRLTIGTATINDSHAHGDLSVAQVIQKSSNVGTAKIAATLSYQEMWENFQNLGFGQVPHLGFPGEVTGRVRPWKNWRPIEQATMSYGHGISVSLVQLIHAYTVFARDGDVVPLSLTRVGDGPVPGKRVFSPQTVQEMRNMLELVVQPGGTAPMAKVPGYRVGGKTGTAYKLENGVYAKKYVASFVGIAPMSNPRLIVAVMIDEPSNGKHYGGDVAGPAFANIMGGALRVLGIPQDAPQTAGDKPAAAEDSAKEVM; encoded by the coding sequence ATGCGGGTCAATAAGCCCAAAGCCCACCGCTTCGCCGAAAGCCCCGTGCTCCAGCTGCGCATGCCGGCCTGGCGCTCCCGCTTTGTGGCCCTCATGCTGCTCCTGGGCTTTGCTGCCCTGGTGGGCCGTTCCTTCTATCTCCAGATCATCAATAACGATTTTCTTCAGGAGAAGGGGGATTCCCGCTACCGGCGGGAGCTGGACGTGTTCGCCTCCCGGGGCCGGATTACGGACCGGAATGGGGAAATTCTGGCGGTTTCCACCCCCATGAAATCCATCTGGGCTATCCCCGGGGACGTGAAGCTGACGCCGGAACAGTCCCAGCGCCTGGCCGCCCTACTGGAAATTGACGAGCGGGAATTGAAGCGGCGTTTGGCGGAGGACCGGAACTTCGTTTACCTCAAACGCCAGATTCCCCCGGAAATCGGGGAGCGCATCGCCCAAATGAAACTGGCGGGTATCCACCAGGACAAGGAATACCGCCGCTACTACCCCTCCGGGGAAATGACTGCCCACATCGTGGGCTTTACTGGTATTGACGACAAGGGTCTGGAAGGGGTGGAGCTGGCTTTCCAGAACCAGCTCATGGGCCATGACGGCAGCCGAACCGTGATCAAGGACCGGCGCGGCCAGGTGGTGGAAGACGTGGGCGCCGCCAAGCCGCCCCAGGACGGCAAGGACATCACCCTGGCCCTGGATTCCAAAATCCAGTATCTGGCCTTTAGCCAGCTGCAAAAAACCGTTCAGGACAACGACGCCAAGGGCGGCGGTGCCGTGGTGGTGGATGCCCGCAACGGGGAAATCCTGGCCCTGGCCAACTGGCCGACCTACAACCCCAATAACCGCCAGCATCTCACCGGGCCCCAGCTGCGCAACCGGGCGGTGACCGATACCTTCGAACCGGGCTCCCCCATGAAGCCCTTCACCGTTTCTCTGGCCCTGGAAAAGAGCCGGGTCCAGCCCGGCACCATCATTCATTGCGCGCCGGGCCGGCTCACCATCGGCACCGCCACCATCAACGATTCCCACGCCCACGGCGACCTGTCCGTGGCCCAGGTGATCCAAAAATCCTCCAACGTGGGCACGGCCAAGATCGCCGCCACCCTGAGCTATCAGGAAATGTGGGAAAACTTCCAGAACCTGGGCTTCGGCCAGGTGCCCCATCTGGGTTTCCCCGGGGAAGTGACCGGGCGGGTACGGCCCTGGAAAAACTGGCGCCCCATCGAGCAGGCCACCATGTCCTACGGCCACGGTATTTCCGTGAGCCTGGTCCAGCTCATCCATGCCTATACGGTCTTCGCCCGGGACGGGGACGTGGTGCCCCTGTCCCTGACCCGGGTCGGGGACGGGCCGGTGCCGGGCAAGCGGGTGTTTTCGCCTCAGACCGTCCAGGAAATGCGGAACATGCTGGAACTGGTGGTGCAGCCCGGGGGCACCGCCCCCATGGCCAAGGTGCCTGGCTACCGGGTGGGGGGCAAGACCGGAACCGCCTACAAGCTGGAAAACGGCGTCTATGCCAAGAAATATGTGGCTTCCTTTGTGGGCATCGCCCCCATGTCCAATCCCCGCCTGATTGTGGCGGTGATGATCGACGAGCCCTCCAACGGCAAGCACTACGGGGGCGACGTGGCCGGTCCAGCCTTCGCCAACATCATGGGTGGGGCCCTGCGGGTGCTGGGCATTCCCCAGGATGCGCCCCAGACCGCCGGGGACAAGCCCGCTGCCGCCGAAGATTCGGCCAAGGAGGTCATGTGA
- the ftsL gene encoding cell division protein FtsL: protein MLRVNLVLLLVATICAMGVVTSQHKARKLFQDLDNEQERSRSLDVEWGQLQLELSTWAAHPRIEKIAREKLKMHGPDSSKVINASLPAGQGGRP, encoded by the coding sequence ATGCTGAGAGTGAATCTGGTACTCCTGCTGGTGGCCACCATCTGCGCCATGGGGGTGGTCACCTCCCAGCACAAGGCCCGCAAGCTCTTCCAGGATCTGGACAATGAGCAGGAGCGGTCCCGCAGCCTGGATGTGGAATGGGGCCAGCTCCAGCTGGAACTGTCCACCTGGGCCGCCCATCCCCGGATCGAGAAAATCGCCCGGGAAAAACTGAAAATGCACGGCCCGGATTCCAGCAAGGTGATCAATGCCTCCCTGCCCGCCGGTCAAGGGGGGCGGCCCTAA
- the rsmH gene encoding 16S rRNA (cytosine(1402)-N(4))-methyltransferase RsmH encodes MSAGGNQHVTVLLEEAVAALHVNPEGRYIDATFGRGGHSRAILSRLGAGGRLLSLDRDPQAVVAGASLVDSRFTLRHAPFSQLAEVARGEGLGQVDGVLFDIGVSSPQIDEGGRGFSFRFDAPLDMRMDTSRGETAAEWLARAEESEIAEVIKDYGEERFAKQIAKKIVAARSERPIATTRQLAALVAEAVRTREPGQDPATRSFQAIRIHINQELQELALVLPQALELLKPGGRLVVISFHSLEDRIVKRFLKEQAEPDKLPKDLPLRADQLPPPKIHLVGKPVRASEAEVAANPRARSAIMRVAEKVSA; translated from the coding sequence GTGAGTGCCGGTGGCAACCAACACGTCACGGTCCTCCTGGAGGAGGCAGTGGCGGCTCTCCACGTGAACCCGGAAGGTCGTTACATCGACGCCACCTTCGGCCGGGGCGGTCATAGCCGGGCCATTCTGTCCCGGCTCGGGGCAGGGGGGCGTCTCCTCTCCCTGGATCGGGACCCCCAGGCCGTGGTGGCTGGGGCGAGTCTGGTGGATTCCCGCTTTACCTTGCGTCACGCTCCCTTCAGTCAGCTGGCCGAAGTGGCCCGGGGCGAGGGGCTGGGGCAGGTGGATGGGGTGTTGTTCGATATCGGGGTGTCCTCACCCCAGATTGACGAGGGGGGGCGGGGCTTCAGCTTTCGTTTTGATGCCCCCTTGGATATGCGCATGGATACCAGCCGGGGCGAGACTGCCGCGGAATGGTTGGCGCGGGCGGAAGAATCTGAAATCGCGGAGGTCATAAAAGATTATGGGGAAGAACGGTTTGCTAAGCAGATTGCAAAGAAGATTGTGGCTGCTCGGTCCGAACGGCCTATTGCAACCACAAGGCAGCTTGCCGCGCTCGTCGCTGAGGCCGTGCGGACCCGTGAGCCAGGCCAGGACCCGGCGACGCGAAGCTTTCAAGCTATACGGATTCATATCAATCAAGAACTCCAGGAGCTCGCGCTAGTCCTGCCCCAGGCCCTGGAGCTGCTGAAACCCGGCGGCCGCCTGGTGGTCATTTCCTTCCATTCCCTGGAAGACCGGATCGTCAAACGCTTCCTCAAAGAGCAGGCCGAGCCGGATAAGCTGCCCAAGGACCTGCCCCTGCGGGCCGACCAGCTGCCGCCCCCCAAGATTCATCTGGTGGGCAAGCCGGTGCGGGCCTCGGAGGCGGAAGTGGCGGCCAATCCCCGGGCCCGGAGCGCCATTATGCGGGTGGCGGAAAAGGTGTCGGCATGA
- the mraZ gene encoding division/cell wall cluster transcriptional repressor MraZ, giving the protein MFQGTISLSLDAKGRLAIPARYREALAQTANGTLVLTAHPHGCLLLYPVPAWEPIRDQILKAPSFDPRSAALKRVLVGNAREEEMDGAGRLLVASELRGFAKLEKQVWLVGMGSHFEIWSDEGWQRQNDAALAALQSDQPIPGFEGIAL; this is encoded by the coding sequence ATGTTCCAAGGGACGATTTCGCTGAGTCTCGACGCTAAAGGTCGGCTCGCCATTCCGGCGCGCTACCGGGAAGCGCTCGCCCAGACCGCGAACGGCACCCTGGTCCTCACCGCCCACCCCCATGGCTGCTTGCTGCTCTATCCGGTTCCCGCCTGGGAACCCATTCGCGACCAGATACTCAAGGCTCCCAGTTTCGATCCCCGTTCCGCAGCGCTGAAGCGCGTCCTGGTGGGTAATGCCCGGGAAGAGGAAATGGACGGGGCGGGGCGTCTCCTGGTGGCTTCCGAATTGCGCGGCTTCGCCAAGCTGGAGAAACAGGTCTGGCTGGTGGGCATGGGCTCCCATTTTGAAATCTGGAGCGACGAGGGCTGGCAGCGGCAAAACGACGCGGCCCTGGCGGCGCTCCAAAGTGATCAACCAATACCAGGCTTCGAGGGAATCGCGCTGTGA
- a CDS encoding DUF3025 domain-containing protein, whose amino-acid sequence MPLRFVSPQADGLGYEARIAAKGEVETRPDNWHDFFNGLVWCAFPAAKAALSGRHQENLGASPAPRGAVRDAMTHFDECGLVVLAADPSLLALLADFRWRELFWEARDRVRRDMRWLVFGHATYEALFQPYRGLTAKAVLYQVTAATLGAVDRGELWEVDARLAADLAAGHYARPRELHPVPLLGIPGVMPESECPEYYLDTWQFRPGRRSSGLSQV is encoded by the coding sequence TTGCCTCTGCGCTTTGTGTCGCCCCAGGCTGACGGCCTGGGCTACGAGGCCCGGATTGCCGCCAAGGGGGAGGTGGAGACCCGACCAGACAACTGGCATGACTTTTTCAACGGATTAGTCTGGTGCGCCTTCCCGGCGGCCAAGGCGGCCCTGAGCGGGCGTCACCAGGAAAACCTGGGGGCTTCCCCCGCCCCCCGGGGCGCGGTACGGGATGCCATGACCCATTTTGACGAATGTGGCTTGGTGGTGCTTGCCGCCGATCCTTCCCTGTTGGCCTTGCTGGCGGACTTTCGCTGGCGGGAACTGTTCTGGGAGGCCCGGGACCGGGTGCGCCGGGACATGCGCTGGTTGGTCTTCGGCCATGCCACCTATGAAGCCCTGTTTCAGCCCTATCGGGGGCTTACCGCCAAGGCGGTGCTCTATCAGGTGACGGCGGCAACCCTGGGGGCGGTGGATCGGGGCGAGTTGTGGGAGGTGGATGCCCGGCTGGCCGCCGATCTGGCGGCGGGGCACTACGCCCGCCCCCGGGAACTCCATCCCGTGCCCCTCCTGGGCATTCCCGGGGTGATGCCGGAGAGCGAGTGCCCGGAGTATTACCTGGATACCTGGCAGTTTCGCCCCGGGCGCCGGTCTTCGGGCCTATCCCAGGTATAA
- the pyrC gene encoding dihydroorotase, with the protein MEITLLRPDDWHLHLRDGAALAAVLPHSARQFGRAIIMPNLKPPVTTVEQALAYRQRILAALPQGASFEPLMTLYLTDNTPPEEIHRAVAAGCIKAVKLYPAGATTNSDAGVTDLGRCDATLAAMAETGLPLLVHGEVTDPAVDIFDREKTFIDRVLLPLLTRHPDLKVVFEHITTADAARFVTEAGPRVGATVTAHHLLFNRNAIFAGGLRPHYYCLPVLKRETHRQALVEAATGGNPKFFLGTDSAPHATGAKETGCGCAGCYTALTALELYAQAFEDAGALDRLEGFASCHGPDFYGLPRNRETVTLVKEAQTVPLTLPYGDGATLTPLCAGETLAWRLV; encoded by the coding sequence ATGGAAATCACCCTGCTTCGCCCCGACGATTGGCATCTGCACCTGCGGGACGGTGCCGCCCTGGCCGCCGTGTTGCCCCATTCCGCCCGCCAGTTCGGCCGGGCCATCATCATGCCCAACCTGAAGCCCCCGGTGACCACGGTGGAACAGGCCCTGGCCTATCGTCAGCGCATTCTGGCGGCCTTGCCCCAGGGGGCCAGTTTTGAGCCCCTGATGACCCTGTATCTGACGGACAACACCCCGCCGGAAGAAATCCATCGGGCGGTGGCGGCCGGGTGCATCAAGGCGGTTAAGCTCTATCCCGCTGGCGCCACCACCAATTCGGACGCCGGGGTGACCGATCTGGGCCGTTGCGACGCTACCCTGGCGGCCATGGCGGAAACGGGCCTGCCCCTGCTGGTGCACGGGGAAGTGACCGATCCGGCGGTGGATATTTTTGATCGGGAAAAAACCTTCATCGACCGGGTGTTGCTGCCCCTGCTGACCCGGCATCCGGATCTGAAGGTGGTTTTTGAACATATCACCACCGCCGACGCCGCCCGCTTTGTCACCGAGGCGGGGCCCCGGGTGGGCGCCACCGTTACTGCCCATCACCTGCTTTTCAACCGCAATGCCATTTTTGCCGGTGGTCTGCGTCCCCATTATTACTGCCTCCCGGTGCTGAAGCGGGAAACCCACCGGCAAGCCTTGGTGGAGGCCGCTACCGGTGGCAACCCCAAGTTTTTCCTGGGCACGGATTCCGCTCCCCACGCCACGGGGGCCAAGGAAACCGGCTGCGGCTGCGCTGGCTGCTATACCGCTCTGACGGCCCTGGAACTCTATGCCCAGGCCTTTGAGGATGCCGGGGCTTTAGACCGGCTGGAAGGCTTTGCCAGCTGCCACGGTCCGGATTTCTACGGCCTGCCCCGGAATCGGGAGACGGTTACCCTGGTGAAGGAAGCCCAGACTGTGCCCCTGACCCTGCCCTACGGGGATGGGGCCACCCTGACCCCCCTCTGTGCCGGGGAAACCCTGGCCTGGCGGCTGGTCTGA